The genomic interval CGCCGAGACGCAGCGTCGACAGGCGGCGCTTCAGCGAGTCGAGCAGCTCGTCCTGGATCGACTCCTGGACCAGCAGGCGCGAGCCCGCGCAGCAGACCTGGCCCTGGTTGAAGAAGATTCCGGTGACGATGCCCTCTACGGCCTGGTCGATGGGGGCGTCGTCGAAGACGATGTTTGCGCCCTTGCCGCCCAGTTCGAGGGTGACCTTCTTCGACGTACCGGCGACCTGGCGGGCGATCGCCTTGCCGACGGCCGTGGAGCCGGTGAAGGCGACCTTGTTGACGTCCGGGTGCTCGACGAGTGCGGCGCCCGCGTCCCCGTAACCGGGAAGGATGTTGACGACGCCCTTGGGCAGGCCCGCCTGGCGGCAGATGTCCGCGAAGAAGAGCGCGGACAGCGGGGTCGTCTCGGCCGGCTTCAGGACGACCGTGTTGCCCGTTGCGAGCGCCGGGGCGATCTTCCACGCGAGCATGAGGAGCGGGAAGTTCCAGGGGATGACCTGGCCCGCGACACCGAGGGGCGCCGGATTCGGCCCGTACCCCGCGTGGTCGAGCTTGTCGGCCCAGCCCGCGTAGTAGAAGAAGTGAGCGGCGACCAGGGGAAGGTCGGCGTCCCTCGTCTCCTTGATCGGCTTGCCGTTGTCGAGGGTCTCCAGGACGGCCAGCTCGCGCGAGCGCTCCTGGATGATCCGGGCAATACGGAAGAGGTACTTGGCGCGCTCGGCGCCGGGCAGTGCCGACCACTTCTGGAAGGCCTTGCGGGCCGCCTTCACCGCACGGTCGACGTCCTCGGTGCCCGCCCGGGCGACCTCGGAGAGGACCTCCTCGGTGGACGGCGACACGGTCTTGAAGACCTTGCCGTCGGCCGCCTCGGTGAACTCGCCGTCGATGAACAGGCCGTACGACGGGGCGATGTCGACGACCGAGCGCGACTCGGGCGCGGGTGCGTATTCAAAAACAGATGCCATGGTGATCAGTCCACCGTCACGTAGTCGGGACCGGAGTAACGGCCGGTGCTCAGCTTCTGGCGCTGCATCAACAGGTCGTTGAGCAGGCTGGAGGCGCCGAAGCGGAACCAGTGGTTGTCCAGCCAGTCCTCGCCCACGGTCTCGTTGACCAGGACCAGGAACTTGATCGCGTCCTTGGTCGTGCGGATCCCGCCGGCCGGCTTCACGCCGATCTGGATTCCAGTCTGCGCCTTGAAGTCGCGTACGGCTTCGAGCATCAGCAGGGTGTTGGAAGGCGTGGCGTTCACGCCCACCTTGCCGGTCGAGGTCTTGATGAAGTCCGCGCCCGCCAGCATCCCGAGCCACGAGGCCCGCCGGATGTTGTCGTACGTCGACAGCTCGCCGGTCTCGAAGATGACCTTGAGGCGGGCCTTGTCGCCGCACTCGGCCTTCACGGCCACGATCTCCTCGTAGACCTTCAGGTAATGACCGGACAGGAAGGCTCCCCGGTCGATCACCATGTCGATCTCGTCGGCCCCGGCGGCCACGGCGTCGCGGACGTCCGCGAGCTTCACCGGCAGCGCCGCGCGGCCCGCCGGGAAGGCGGTGGCGACCGAGGCGACCTTGATGCCCGTACCGGCCAGGGCTTCCTTGGCGGTGGCCGCCATGTCCGGATAGACGCAGATCGCGGCGACCCTGGGCGTCGTACGGTCGGTCGGGTCCGGGTTGGCGCCCTTGGCGCACAGCGCCCGGACCTTGCCCGGGGTGTCCGCGCCTTCGAGCGTGGTCAGGTCGATCATGGAAATGGCCAGGTCGATGGCGAACGCCTTCGACGTGGTCTTGACCGAACGGGTGCCGAGGGATGCGGCGCGTGCTTCGAGGCCGACGGTGTCTACGCCGGGCAGCCCGTGCAGGAAGCGGCGCAGCGCACCGTCGGACGCCGTCGCGTCGGCGAAAGCGGCAGTTGCGGGTGCAGTGGTGGGCATGGTCACTACTGCAGCATATCTACGCGCGTAGCAACCTGTACAGCCCCGGCCCCGAACAAGGCGGTGTGACGTGAGGCAGAATCGGGCCCATGACAAGCAGCAGCCCCGGCCGGCAGCCCGGCGAGCCCACCGAGCCGACCTACGCCGACCGCGTCTTCCGCTCGCCCGGCGCGCTCGCCGGCGGCGTCCTGGTGCTCCTGCTGGCCGCCTGGGTCGGCGGTGACGCGCTGATCCGCGGGGAGGGCCGTACGCCGTGGGTGGCGCTGGCCGGTCTGTTCTTCGTCGTGCCGCTGGTCGTCGCATACACACTGCGGCCCGCCGTCTTCGCCAACGACGACCGGCTCCTGATCCGCAATCCGTTCCGTACGATCACGCTGCCCTGGGCGGCGGTCGACGGCGTGCGCGCCGGGTACTCCAGCGAGGTGCTCGCGGGCGGCAAGAAGTACCAGCTGTGGGCCGTGCCCGTCTCGCTGCGCCAGCGCAAGCGCGTCGCCCGCCAGCAGGCGAAGCAGGCGCACGACGACCCGTACGGCAGGACGTCCGTGACCGCCGACGTGACCGACGCACAGGCCCGCCGGGCGCCCGCCGACCAGACCGTCGAGGACCTGCGCGAGCAGGCCGAGCGGTGCGCGGCGCGGCCGACGGCTCAGGGGGACCCGGAGGTCCGCTGGGCATACGAAATCATCGCGCCGTGTGTGGTGGGCGCGGTGGCGCTGACCGTGCTGCTGGCCACCGGCTGATCGGGCTGATCTACGGCGGGCCCGGCCAGATCAGCAGCATGTACGCCCCGAAACCACACCGACGACATCACCGCCCCGCCCACCACCAGCACCCCGATGAGCCGCCTTCTCGCCCGCGTCACCGCGAGCGCGACCGGCAGCAGCAGCGGGAAGCCGGGGACCAGGAAGCGGGCGCGCGGGAAGTAGACACCGCCGCTGCCCAGGACGACGAGCAGCAGTATGCCGGTGAAGACCAGCAGCGGCAGGCGCTCGGCCGCGCACAGCAGGAACCGCGATCCGGTCCCGCGCGCCTTGGTGCGGGCGGCGGTCGGCAGGGACGGCCGGCCAGGGCCGTCGGGTCACCTGGGGTGCGGTCGGGGGCACTGCGGCGCTCCAGGACTCGGCGGGGATACCGGTCAGCCTTCTCCGTGTGATCGGGGGAGGGCACTGGGCGCTGCGGCGACTGCCGTATGCAAGTCACTCGTACGGGCGGGCCGGTTCCCGTCCTGGGAAGCGACCCGCCCGTACGAGTGCGGTGGTGTCAGTGATGCCAGTGGTGTCAGATGCCTGCGGCGGCCGACAGATCACGCTTGATCGCCGCGAGGATCCCGTCCGCCCGCTCACGGGCGGGTGCCAGCTCACTCGCGTCGGCGACCGGAACCACGGTCTCCAGGTAGCACTTGAGCTTCGGCTCGGTGCCGCTCGGCCGCACGATCACGCGGGCCTTCACCGCACCGTCCAGCTGGTAGCGAAGCCCGTCCGTGGGCGGCAGCCGGTCGGTGCCCCGCGTCAGGTCCTCGGAGCTGGTGACCCTGAGACCCGCGAGCGAGGTGGGCGGCTGCTCGCGCAGCTGGCTCATCGCATTGGCGATCACCGTCAGGTCCTCGACGCGCACCGACAGCTGGTCGGTGGCGTGCAGACCGTGCTCCACGGCGAGGTCGTCCAGCAGGTCGAGGAGCGTGCGGCCCTGCTCCTTGAGCTCGGACGCGAGCTCGGTGACCAGGAGCGCCGCCGTGATGCCGTCCTTGTCGCGTACGCCCTCGGGGTCGACGCAGTAGCCGAGCGCCTCCTCGTAGCCGTAGCGCAGGCCCTCGACGCGGGCGATCCACTTGAAGCCGGTCAGGGTCTCCTCGTACGGCAGCCCGGCCGCCTCGGCGATACGGCCCAGCAGCGACGACGACACGATCGACTCGGCGAACGTGCCGCGAGCGCCCTTGTGCACCAGGTGCGCGGCGAGCAGCGCGCCGACCTCGTCGCCGCGCAGCATCCGCCACTCGTCACTGCCGGGTACGGGGACGGCGACGGCGCAGCGGTCCGCGTCCGGGTCGTTCGCGACGATCAGGTCGGGCTCGGCGCGGCGGGCAGTGGCGAAGGCCAGGTCCATGGCCCCCGGCTCCTCCGGGTTGGGGAAGGCGACCGTGGGGAAGTCCGGGTCGGGCTCGGCCTGCTCGGCGACAAGGACGGGCTCCGGGAAACCGGCGCGGGCGAAGGCGGCCGTCAGGACCTCCTTGCCGACGCCGTGCATGGCCGTGTAGACGACGCGGGCGGTGCGGGGGGACCCGTTGGTCAGGACCTCGTCCGTACGCGCGAGATAGGCCTCCAGGACCTCCTCGTCGAGCGTGAACCAGCCGTCCTCGGGGCGCGGTACGTCGGCGAGCGACCGTACGGCGTCGATCTCGGCGGCGATCTCGGCGTCGGCGGGCGGCACGATCTGCGAGCCGTCGCCGAGGTAGACCTTGTAGCCGTTGTCGCGGGGCGGGTTGTGGCTCGCGGTGACCTCGACGCCGGCCACGGCTCCCAGATGCCGTATGG from Streptomyces spiramyceticus carries:
- a CDS encoding aldehyde dehydrogenase family protein; translation: MASVFEYAPAPESRSVVDIAPSYGLFIDGEFTEAADGKVFKTVSPSTEEVLSEVARAGTEDVDRAVKAARKAFQKWSALPGAERAKYLFRIARIIQERSRELAVLETLDNGKPIKETRDADLPLVAAHFFYYAGWADKLDHAGYGPNPAPLGVAGQVIPWNFPLLMLAWKIAPALATGNTVVLKPAETTPLSALFFADICRQAGLPKGVVNILPGYGDAGAALVEHPDVNKVAFTGSTAVGKAIARQVAGTSKKVTLELGGKGANIVFDDAPIDQAVEGIVTGIFFNQGQVCCAGSRLLVQESIQDELLDSLKRRLSTLRLGDPLDKNTDIGAINSAEQLARITALTETGEAEGAERWSAPCDLPSSGYWFAPTLFTNVTQAHTVARDEIFGPVLSVLSFRTPDEAVAKANNSQYGLSAGIWTEKGSRILAVANKLRAGVVWANTFNKFDPTSPFGGYKESGFGREGGRHGLEAYLDV
- a CDS encoding PH domain-containing protein encodes the protein MTSSSPGRQPGEPTEPTYADRVFRSPGALAGGVLVLLLAAWVGGDALIRGEGRTPWVALAGLFFVVPLVVAYTLRPAVFANDDRLLIRNPFRTITLPWAAVDGVRAGYSSEVLAGGKKYQLWAVPVSLRQRKRVARQQAKQAHDDPYGRTSVTADVTDAQARRAPADQTVEDLREQAERCAARPTAQGDPEVRWAYEIIAPCVVGAVALTVLLATG
- a CDS encoding phospho-sugar mutase, with the protein product MQQEQDLVARAQAWLAEDPDSETRDELGKLIDAADLDELAARFAGTLQFGTAGLRGELGAGPMRMNRAVVMRAAAGLAAYLRAKGQEGGLVVIGYDARHKSADFARDTAAVMTGAGLRAALLPRPLPTPVLAFAIRHLGAVAGVEVTASHNPPRDNGYKVYLGDGSQIVPPADAEIAAEIDAVRSLADVPRPEDGWFTLDEEVLEAYLARTDEVLTNGSPRTARVVYTAMHGVGKEVLTAAFARAGFPEPVLVAEQAEPDPDFPTVAFPNPEEPGAMDLAFATARRAEPDLIVANDPDADRCAVAVPVPGSDEWRMLRGDEVGALLAAHLVHKGARGTFAESIVSSSLLGRIAEAAGLPYEETLTGFKWIARVEGLRYGYEEALGYCVDPEGVRDKDGITAALLVTELASELKEQGRTLLDLLDDLAVEHGLHATDQLSVRVEDLTVIANAMSQLREQPPTSLAGLRVTSSEDLTRGTDRLPPTDGLRYQLDGAVKARVIVRPSGTEPKLKCYLETVVPVADASELAPARERADGILAAIKRDLSAAAGI
- the deoC gene encoding deoxyribose-phosphate aldolase — protein: MPTTAPATAAFADATASDGALRRFLHGLPGVDTVGLEARAASLGTRSVKTTSKAFAIDLAISMIDLTTLEGADTPGKVRALCAKGANPDPTDRTTPRVAAICVYPDMAATAKEALAGTGIKVASVATAFPAGRAALPVKLADVRDAVAAGADEIDMVIDRGAFLSGHYLKVYEEIVAVKAECGDKARLKVIFETGELSTYDNIRRASWLGMLAGADFIKTSTGKVGVNATPSNTLLMLEAVRDFKAQTGIQIGVKPAGGIRTTKDAIKFLVLVNETVGEDWLDNHWFRFGASSLLNDLLMQRQKLSTGRYSGPDYVTVD